A single region of the Equus quagga isolate Etosha38 unplaced genomic scaffold, UCLA_HA_Equagga_1.0 116408_RagTag, whole genome shotgun sequence genome encodes:
- the LOC124232796 gene encoding galactoside alpha-(1,2)-fucosyltransferase 2-like codes for MLSTQAPFFFPMGHFILFVFVASTIFHIQQRLAKIQRTGELVPAMRPALETMERTTTNQPPIPRGMWTINAIGRLGNQMGEYATLYALAKMNGRPAYIPAQMHNTLAPIFRITLPVLHGDTASRVPWRNYHLNDWMEERY; via the coding sequence ATGCTCAGCACTCAGgcgcctttcttcttccccatggGCCACTTCATCCTCTTCGTCTTCGTGGCTTCCACCATATTTCACATTCAGCAGCGGCTAGCAAAGATTCAACGCACAGGGGAGTTGGTGCCGGCGATGAGGCCAGCGCTGGAGACCATGGAGAGAACCACCACCAACCAGCCACCCATCCCAAGGGGTATGTGGACGATCAATGCAATAGGTCGCCTGGGGAACCAGATGGGCGAGTACGCCACCCTGTACGCGCTGGCCAAGATGAACGGCCGGCCGGCCTACATCCCGGCCCAGATGCACAACACCCTGGCCCCCATCTTCAGGATCACCCTCCCCGTCCTGCATGGTGACACGGCCAGCAGGGTCCCGTGGCGGAACTACCACCTGAA